A genomic segment from Barrientosiimonas humi encodes:
- a CDS encoding class II fumarate hydratase, giving the protein MSETPRTEKNTRTEHDSMGAVEVPADALYGAQTARAVENFPISGQPVPPEIVHALARIKAAAAAENGANGVLTAEQADAIVAAAGRVAAGEYDDHFPIDVFQTGSGTSTNMNVNEVLSHLAQRDAGVTVHPNDHVNAGQSSNDTFPSAIRLAAAVAVRDRLDPALATLQASLERKAGEFGDVVKAGRTHLMDAVPVTIGQEFAGYARQVALGRQRIREAAEYVHELPLGGTATGTGLNARPGFANAVIQRLAQETDLTLREADDHFEAQSSQDAVVALSGALRTLAVSLTKICNDLRWMGSGPLAGLAELHLPDLQPGSSIMPGKVNPVLPEATLMVCAQVIGHDTTITMAGASGAFELNVMLPVIGRAVLEQITFLAGATETLATRCIEGLEADADRARTFAESSPAIVTALNSYIGYEAAAAVAKQAVKEGRTIREVVIERGHVERGDLTEAQLDEALDVLRMATGR; this is encoded by the coding sequence ATGTCGGAGACGCCTCGCACCGAGAAGAACACCCGCACCGAGCACGACTCCATGGGAGCCGTCGAGGTGCCCGCCGACGCGCTCTACGGCGCGCAGACCGCCCGGGCGGTGGAGAACTTCCCGATCTCGGGTCAGCCCGTGCCGCCGGAGATCGTCCACGCGCTCGCCCGGATCAAGGCGGCAGCCGCGGCGGAGAACGGGGCGAACGGCGTCCTCACCGCCGAGCAGGCCGACGCCATCGTGGCCGCGGCGGGCCGGGTGGCCGCGGGTGAGTACGACGACCACTTCCCGATCGACGTGTTCCAGACCGGCTCGGGCACCTCGACGAACATGAACGTCAACGAGGTGCTGTCGCACCTGGCGCAGCGCGACGCCGGCGTCACGGTGCACCCCAACGACCACGTCAACGCCGGCCAGTCCAGCAACGACACGTTCCCGAGCGCGATCCGGCTGGCCGCAGCGGTCGCCGTGCGCGACCGGCTCGACCCGGCGCTGGCCACGCTGCAGGCGTCGCTGGAGCGCAAGGCCGGCGAGTTCGGGGACGTCGTGAAGGCCGGCCGCACCCACCTGATGGACGCGGTGCCGGTGACGATCGGCCAGGAGTTCGCCGGCTACGCCCGGCAGGTCGCGCTCGGGCGGCAGCGGATCCGCGAGGCGGCGGAGTACGTCCACGAGCTGCCCCTCGGCGGCACCGCCACCGGCACCGGGCTCAACGCCCGCCCCGGGTTCGCGAACGCCGTGATCCAGCGGCTGGCGCAGGAGACCGACCTGACCCTGCGCGAGGCCGACGACCACTTCGAGGCGCAGAGCAGCCAGGACGCGGTCGTGGCCCTCAGCGGCGCGCTGCGCACGCTCGCGGTGTCGCTGACCAAGATCTGCAACGACCTGCGCTGGATGGGCTCCGGCCCGCTCGCGGGGCTCGCCGAGCTGCACCTGCCCGACCTGCAGCCGGGCTCCAGCATCATGCCCGGCAAGGTCAACCCGGTGCTGCCGGAGGCCACGCTGATGGTGTGCGCCCAGGTGATCGGGCACGACACGACGATCACGATGGCCGGCGCCAGCGGCGCGTTCGAGCTCAACGTCATGCTGCCGGTCATCGGCCGGGCGGTGCTGGAGCAGATCACCTTCCTGGCCGGCGCCACCGAGACCCTCGCGACGCGGTGCATCGAGGGGCTGGAGGCCGACGCCGACCGCGCCCGCACCTTCGCCGAGTCCAGCCCGGCGATCGTGACCGCGCTGAACTCCTACATCGGCTACGAGGCCGCCGCCGCCGTCGCCAAGCAGGCGGTCAAGGAGGGCCGCACGATCCGTGAGGTCGTGATCGAGCGCGGCCACGTCGAGCGCGGCGACCTCACCGAGGCCCAGCTCGACGAGGCTCTCGACGTGCTGCGCATGGCCACGGGGCGCTAG
- the trhA gene encoding PAQR family membrane homeostasis protein TrhA, which produces MARTGDAVAETLDQASESARELAAYVKPRLRGWLHLGMAPLALAASIVLIVLAPTTRGRIGALVFGISAVLLFTTSAVYHRGRWSPRVLAVLKRWDHSNIFLIIAGTYTPFALTLLPPDQARTLLIIVWSGALVGVAFRILWVGAPRWLYVPVYVALGWVAVFYFGPMLQHGGVAVVALIATGGLLYTLGAVVYGLKRPDPSPRWFGFHEVFHTFTVLAFVAHYVAASLAIYSGASGALA; this is translated from the coding sequence ATGGCCCGCACCGGAGACGCCGTCGCCGAGACGCTCGATCAGGCGAGCGAGTCTGCGCGCGAGCTCGCGGCGTACGTCAAGCCCCGGCTGCGCGGGTGGCTGCACCTGGGCATGGCGCCGCTGGCGCTGGCGGCCTCGATCGTGCTCATCGTGCTGGCGCCGACCACGCGCGGCCGCATCGGCGCGCTGGTCTTCGGGATCTCGGCGGTGCTGCTGTTCACCACCTCGGCCGTCTATCACCGGGGTCGCTGGTCACCGCGCGTGCTGGCCGTGCTGAAGCGGTGGGACCACTCCAACATCTTCCTGATCATCGCCGGCACCTACACGCCGTTCGCGCTCACCCTGCTGCCGCCCGACCAGGCCCGCACGCTGCTGATCATCGTCTGGTCCGGGGCGCTGGTCGGGGTGGCCTTCCGCATCCTGTGGGTCGGGGCGCCGCGCTGGCTCTACGTCCCGGTGTACGTCGCGCTCGGCTGGGTGGCGGTGTTCTACTTCGGGCCGATGCTGCAGCACGGCGGCGTCGCCGTGGTCGCGCTGATCGCGACCGGCGGGCTGCTGTACACGCTCGGCGCCGTGGTCTACGGCCTCAAGCGGCCCGACCCCTCACCCCGCTGGTTCGGCTTCCACGAGGTGTTCCACACCTTCACGGTGCTGGCGTTCGTCGCGCACTACGTCGCGGCGTCGCTCGCGATCTACTCCGGGGCGTCGGGCGCGCTGGCCTGA
- a CDS encoding PhoH family protein: MASARQSSRSSQASASTAPSQRTFVLDTSVLLSDPRAMTRFAEHEVVLPVVVVTELEAKRHHPELGYFARQALRILDELRVEHGQLDSPVPIGDGGSLRVELNHTDPESLPAGFRLGDNDTRILAVSRNLANEGHDVTVVSKDLPMRVKASAVGLPAEEYRAELAVDSGWTGIQELEATDAELDTLYEDSRVELAQAADLPCNTGVVLLGGRGSALGRVMADKSVRLVRGDRDAFGLHGRSAEQRIALDLLLDPDVGIVSLGGRAGTGKSALALCAGLEAVMERRQHRKVIVFRPLYAVGGQELGYLPGTENEKMGPWAQAVFDTLGAVCSREVVEEVVDRELLEVLPLTHIRGRSLHDAFVVVDEAQSLERNVLLTVLSRVGQNSRVVLTHDVAQRDNLRVGRHDGVAAVIEKLKGHPLFGHVTLHRSERSPIAALVTDLLEGSDV, translated from the coding sequence ATGGCATCTGCCCGGCAGTCCTCCCGTTCCTCGCAGGCATCCGCGTCCACGGCACCCTCGCAGCGCACGTTCGTGCTCGACACCTCGGTGCTGCTCTCCGACCCCCGGGCGATGACCCGGTTCGCCGAGCACGAGGTGGTGCTCCCGGTCGTGGTCGTGACCGAGCTGGAGGCCAAACGTCACCACCCGGAGCTGGGCTACTTCGCGCGGCAGGCGCTGCGGATCCTCGACGAGCTGCGGGTCGAGCACGGTCAGCTGGACTCGCCGGTGCCGATCGGTGACGGCGGGTCGCTGCGCGTCGAGCTGAACCACACCGACCCCGAGTCGCTGCCGGCCGGGTTCCGGCTGGGCGACAACGACACGCGCATCCTCGCGGTGTCGCGCAACCTCGCCAACGAGGGGCACGACGTCACGGTCGTCTCGAAGGACCTGCCGATGCGGGTCAAGGCCTCGGCGGTGGGGCTGCCGGCCGAGGAGTACCGCGCCGAGCTCGCGGTCGACTCCGGCTGGACCGGCATCCAGGAGCTGGAGGCCACCGACGCCGAGCTCGACACGCTCTACGAGGACAGCCGGGTGGAGCTGGCGCAGGCCGCCGACCTCCCCTGCAACACGGGCGTGGTGCTGCTCGGCGGGCGGGGGAGCGCGCTGGGCCGGGTCATGGCCGACAAGTCCGTACGCCTGGTGCGGGGTGATCGTGACGCGTTCGGTCTGCACGGGCGCAGCGCCGAGCAGCGCATCGCGCTGGACCTGCTGCTGGACCCGGACGTGGGCATCGTGTCGCTGGGCGGGCGCGCCGGCACCGGCAAGTCGGCGCTCGCGCTGTGCGCCGGGCTCGAGGCGGTCATGGAGCGTCGGCAGCACCGCAAGGTCATCGTCTTCCGCCCGCTGTACGCCGTCGGCGGCCAGGAGCTCGGATACCTGCCCGGCACCGAGAACGAGAAGATGGGCCCGTGGGCCCAGGCGGTGTTCGACACGCTGGGGGCGGTGTGCTCGCGCGAGGTGGTCGAGGAGGTCGTCGACCGTGAGCTGCTCGAGGTGCTGCCGCTGACCCACATCCGGGGCAGGTCGCTGCACGACGCGTTCGTCGTGGTCGACGAGGCGCAGTCGCTGGAGCGCAACGTGTTGCTGACGGTGCTGTCGCGGGTGGGGCAGAACTCCCGCGTGGTGCTGACCCACGACGTGGCGCAGCGCGACAACCTGCGGGTCGGCCGGCACGACGGCGTCGCCGCAGTCATCGAGAAGCTCAAGGGCCACCCGCTGTTCGGCCACGTCACGCTGCACCGCTCCGAGCGCAGCCCCATCGCGGCGCTGGTGACGGACCTGCTGGAGGGCTCCGACGTGTGA
- a CDS encoding isoprenyl transferase: MAGPFDLLYRAYERNLSRSLPTEKLPRHVGVMLDGNRRWAKLRGHDTQTGHRAGADNIKPFLGWCEEVGVEVVTLWLLSTDNLNRPQAELAPLLTIIEDVVSDLAGEKRWRINAVGALDLLPQQTTLKLKSAADATREVDGLVVNIAVGYGGRQEIADAVRSLLQEHASRGTTLEELAEVIDVDTIAGHLYTKGQPDPDLVIRTSGEQRLGGFLLWQSTHSEFYFCEAYWPDFRRVDFLRALRAYAERERRFGA, encoded by the coding sequence ATGGCAGGGCCGTTCGATCTGTTGTATCGGGCGTACGAACGCAATCTCAGCCGCTCGCTCCCGACCGAGAAGCTGCCGCGGCACGTCGGGGTGATGCTCGACGGCAACCGGCGCTGGGCCAAGCTGCGCGGCCACGACACGCAGACCGGGCACCGCGCGGGCGCCGACAACATCAAGCCCTTCCTCGGGTGGTGCGAGGAGGTGGGTGTCGAGGTCGTCACGCTGTGGCTGCTGTCGACCGACAACCTCAACCGCCCGCAGGCCGAGCTGGCGCCGCTGCTCACGATCATCGAGGACGTCGTGAGCGACCTGGCGGGGGAGAAGCGCTGGCGGATCAACGCCGTGGGCGCGCTCGACCTGCTGCCGCAGCAGACGACCCTGAAGCTGAAGTCGGCGGCCGACGCCACCCGCGAGGTCGACGGGCTGGTGGTCAACATCGCGGTGGGCTACGGCGGGCGGCAGGAGATCGCCGACGCGGTGCGCTCGCTGCTGCAGGAGCACGCGTCGCGCGGCACCACGCTCGAGGAGCTTGCCGAGGTCATCGACGTCGACACCATCGCCGGGCACCTCTACACCAAGGGCCAGCCCGACCCCGACCTGGTGATCCGCACCTCGGGCGAGCAGCGGCTCGGCGGCTTCCTGCTGTGGCAGAGCACGCACTCGGAGTTCTACTTCTGCGAGGCCTACTGGCCCGACTTCCGCCGCGTCGACTTCTTGCGCGCGCTGCGGGCGTACGCCGAGCGGGAGCGGCGGTTCGGCGCCTGA
- the mca gene encoding mycothiol conjugate amidase Mca, producing the protein MAERMRLMAVHAHPDDESSKGAATLAKYVAEGHEVLVVSCTGGERGDVLNPRLQDDPQILRELPEVRRREMAAAAEILGIDHHWLGFVDSGLPEGDPLPPLPEGCFALEPLDITVEALVREVRRFRPHVMTTYDENGGYPHPDHIMCHVVSVAAFRAAGDPEAYPHAGPAWQPLKLYYDRGFSRAKLEAFHEALISAGEESPYAEWIAGWKDRPEGRITTRVQVADYFEQRERALLAHATQVDPDGNFFRISREMQAQVWPTEDFDLTLSYVPLPDDGDEDDLFAGLGTTAEADERATRGGQQLVVDDVRERVPEEAR; encoded by the coding sequence GTGGCCGAGCGGATGCGTCTGATGGCGGTCCACGCCCACCCCGACGACGAGTCGAGCAAGGGCGCCGCCACCCTCGCCAAGTACGTCGCGGAGGGCCACGAGGTGCTCGTCGTCTCGTGCACCGGCGGGGAGCGCGGCGACGTGCTCAACCCGCGGCTGCAGGACGACCCGCAGATCCTGCGCGAGCTGCCCGAGGTGCGCCGGCGCGAGATGGCCGCGGCCGCCGAGATCCTCGGCATCGACCACCACTGGCTCGGCTTCGTCGACTCCGGGCTCCCCGAGGGCGACCCGCTGCCGCCGCTGCCCGAGGGCTGCTTCGCGCTCGAGCCGCTCGACATCACCGTCGAGGCCCTCGTGCGCGAGGTGCGGCGCTTCCGCCCGCACGTGATGACGACGTACGACGAGAACGGTGGCTACCCCCACCCCGACCACATCATGTGCCACGTGGTGTCGGTCGCCGCGTTCCGCGCGGCCGGCGACCCCGAGGCCTACCCGCACGCCGGGCCGGCCTGGCAGCCGCTGAAGCTCTACTACGACCGGGGGTTCTCCCGCGCCAAGCTCGAGGCCTTCCACGAGGCGCTGATCTCGGCCGGCGAGGAGTCGCCGTACGCCGAGTGGATCGCGGGGTGGAAGGACCGGCCCGAGGGGCGGATCACCACCCGGGTGCAGGTCGCCGACTACTTCGAGCAGCGGGAGCGGGCGCTGCTCGCGCACGCCACGCAGGTCGACCCCGACGGCAACTTCTTCCGCATCTCGCGCGAGATGCAGGCCCAGGTCTGGCCCACCGAGGACTTCGACCTGACACTGTCTTACGTCCCCCTCCCCGACGACGGGGACGAGGACGACCTGTTCGCCGGGCTCGGCACCACCGCCGAGGCCGACGAGCGCGCGACGCGCGGCGGGCAGCAGCTCGTCGTCGACGACGTGCGCGAGAGGGTGCCCGAGGAGGCCCGATGA
- the coaA gene encoding type I pantothenate kinase has product MTSPSTTARETYPSPYVELDRSDWARLRRAHPMSLDADDLQRLSGLEEPIDLREVEEVYLPVSRLLNFYVGATSGLHQVTSDFLGESPAKTPFIIGVAGSVAVGKSTTARVLRELLARWDDTPRVELVTTDGFLFPNAELERRGLLERKGFPESYDRRALVRFVAEVKSGKAEVTAPVYSHLVYDIVPGERTVIRQPDVLIVEGLNVLQQPVVTPERRSPLAVSDFFDFSIYVDARERDIRRWYVNRFLTLRGTAFANPDSYFHRFAALSDDEAVARATQIWESINYPNLMQNIVPTRSRASLVMRKRPDHTVGQVFLRKL; this is encoded by the coding sequence GTGACCTCACCGTCAACGACCGCGCGGGAGACCTATCCGTCGCCGTACGTCGAGCTCGACCGGAGCGACTGGGCGCGGCTGCGCCGGGCGCACCCGATGAGCCTCGACGCCGACGACCTGCAGCGGTTGTCCGGCCTGGAGGAGCCGATCGACCTGCGCGAGGTCGAGGAGGTCTACCTCCCGGTCTCGCGGCTGCTGAACTTCTACGTCGGCGCCACCTCGGGGCTGCACCAGGTCACCTCCGACTTCCTCGGCGAGAGCCCCGCCAAGACCCCGTTCATCATCGGCGTCGCCGGCTCGGTCGCGGTCGGCAAGTCGACGACCGCGCGCGTGCTGCGCGAGCTGCTGGCCCGGTGGGACGACACCCCGCGCGTCGAGCTCGTCACGACCGACGGGTTCCTCTTCCCCAACGCCGAGCTCGAACGCCGGGGACTGTTGGAGCGCAAGGGTTTTCCGGAGTCGTACGACCGCCGCGCCCTCGTCCGGTTCGTCGCCGAGGTGAAGTCGGGCAAGGCCGAGGTGACCGCCCCGGTCTACTCCCACCTGGTCTACGACATCGTCCCCGGCGAGCGCACCGTCATCCGCCAGCCCGACGTGCTCATCGTCGAGGGGCTCAACGTGCTGCAGCAGCCGGTCGTCACGCCCGAGCGCCGGTCACCGCTGGCCGTGTCGGACTTCTTCGACTTCTCGATCTACGTCGACGCCCGCGAGCGCGACATCCGCCGGTGGTACGTCAACCGCTTCCTCACCCTGCGCGGCACCGCCTTCGCCAACCCCGACTCCTACTTCCACCGCTTCGCCGCGCTGTCCGACGACGAGGCCGTCGCGCGCGCGACGCAGATCTGGGAGTCGATCAACTACCCCAACCTCATGCAGAACATCGTCCCGACCCGCAGCCGCGCGAGCCTGGTGATGCGCAAGCGCCCCGACCACACGGTCGGCCAGGTGTTCCTGCGCAAGCTCTGA